gaggaaaaccaacatggaatctaACAATAAACCGCctcaaactatatcattgtcccccacctgatgaaatcagaggggtggggggcaattttatatgccaataaaacaatttgctttcaaaaacaaaaacctctgagtggtgtaaaggctgcttctttaaagacttttagcatatacatattgtttctaaacaaagaagagctcattttagccatggactggttcagatgtgtgattttaccaacaaagtgaaattcaaatttatagtattgttctattgtgcCAACAGATATATGttctcattaaaaacagacaagatgtcacatgatttacacgtgtttcctgtgtatttacttagtatacagaaatatataaagtaccacaaagcttataatgtgatacaggaacaaaTCAGTGCTGCATACAAGAAAGATCGaatactaaaaacattcacagatctaaaactATAAgctcacatcagaaagtattaatgcatgtatcaaatacatgacttacacactcttatctatgtgcacgacatacaaaatatagtctacaaagctgacatgttaacactatgGGTGAAACTGATCACAAAACTCATGGTCATGAATCGGATCATTTttaggatcagcaaaaaaaaggggggcGACAAATAAtcctttgttttctatttattctgtaacacacttacagcatgaaacagcaatgaacttttgcccatggtcttaaatgaaagcAATATTTCAGATGtccaatgaataaaataaaataaaatatatgaaatattctATGTtcaattattgcaatatgaggcatggtaagttcctcttttaaacacggtcgtgaatgaaacagcctctgtccacatcatcaaaatttgatgataacttagaaacatgaacacacgtcttgtcctgcagcttgttgaacgagccaccaaacaaacattcaccgctaacgtcagttagcagctagatgctagttagctgctcagctgcagcacatcacacagcatgtaaacatacctacAGATGTCACTTCGGCccagttagatgctggtttgatcgttacccttcaaaatccctgttagcgacacgctgtctgcccatgacttgtacttacagcagtttgtttactatccagtctgatatcattagcaacaatgacaaacaagcttgctccttgcttctctctccagtcACTCCCTGgcagtgtcctgctgctgctgggctgcacagtccagatcatttctcccattagcttaacaacagtccttccatggatgtataaagagtccttcaggctgctacaacactAACTGTTGaattggctaacgcaaggagctatctactgctgctactctgccttacagtggagagaattgcAGATGAATTCTGGAAACTATCACTGGACCAACTCAATGTCAgtattgcattctggttgttgattggttagggaggctGTCCTCTCTTGGaatatgttgtaaataatactgagatttggtaatggtttatttcaaccaaatattcttttttatattttaatctccctcttgcctctcaaaaaatagaggaggatcaacctcctctgcctctatggaccagcctccactgtgTGTGCCACacacccctccccccctttcttccctcctctctctccctctcagttggagaggagaatttCAGAgcactcttcttgtgaaatctccccataaatcccattactttggccaaatcttaaattaaaaatcatatttttttgtaggaaatttcgtggtgaatccattgatacaggtttgaaagtggtcagacttatagtttagacgtcagaagcttCTGTTTCACACAAAGGTCATGCCTCCCCATtgctttacattgtaagggtgatgtggcactggcttataaaatccaaactgttcgagttattacaaagtttcaaacttgtatcaatggattcgcaatGAAATTTCCTTCTactatgatttttaatgtaagatttggccaaagtcatgggatttatgaggagatttcaccagaagcgtactctaaaatcctcctctccaactgctcctggtgatgtcactccctcagtgctgtgaaacattccgcaatacacactcattataaaatcacaggaggagcaagaaaagacttaaaaactcacactctaatatctcaaaaacagtaaaagatagaaaaaacatgttaattcaagatttgtaggtcaaagtctcgtgactcatttaaagttcaaatgaagtttgtatctaaaactttgtgtaagcagtaaatgttcaaaaaggtgtgggttcgcctcacactctccattcaaatatatgagaatttttctgtgtccagctgcagttacttattgtctctacacacctgacagtacacatgtcaatcaaactttcaaaataaaagcacaccacactagtaagaaatatccctcatttttaaagcaaaatgatctgatcgCGAcaggccagagtgcgaggtctcgaccaacactgcttgcagctttaattataatTGTAATAATAGATGTTACAACACATGTATGAAACTAAGTCCAGCTAAATCTTCATAACCAGCTGCCTATCATGTCCAGCAGAGATCATTATCATAAATCTGGTCAAAAGAATGTGCTCATATCAAAGATACAACATATCACAATGTATAAACTCCCAGCTAACACCTATAGGATCGTTACATTATCCAGGTGTTTCTTTGTTATGTAATACTGAAGATATCGtttgaaatgggaatacagaacAGGGGAAAGAGCTCCCCCTGGTGGAGAATCTGCACGTACAGCCGACTGTACCTCATCTTTATGTACAAACTGTGTGTCTTTTCAGGGATGGATCACCTCAACTCCACCCACCGCCTAACCAACCAATCAGACTTCAGCAGTCTCTTCACCAAGCAGATCCTACCATCACTCTACTTTGTGATCTGCATCGTGGGTGTTTCCCTCAATGGTGTGGCCGCCTGGATCTTCTTCAGAGTGCCCAGTGACTCAGGGCTGGTGGTCTACCTGAAGAACATGGTGGTGGCTGACCTCCTCATGTTGTTCTCCTTCCCTTTCAAGGTGGCGGCTCAGCTGGGTCTGGGCGGCTGGCACCTGCAAGTTATCATCTGTCGCTACACTGCTGtgctcttcttctcctccatgTATGTTGGGATCGTCTTCATGGGGCTCATCAGCCTGGAGCGCTACGTGAAGGTTGTCCGACAcacatcatcctcctcctgctcctgcaTGTCCAGGCTGGGTGGTGTGTCCTTGCTGCACCTCCTGCAGAATGCCTGCTTCGCCCAGGGGCTGGCGCTCCTCACCTGgagcctcttcctcctctgtttcctgCCCAACGCCGTGCTGACCAGCCGCCCAGCTAATGAGGAGAACTGGCGTCACTGCAAGCAGCTGAAGACGCCGCTGGGGTTGCAGTGGCACAGGGGTTCCATCATCTTCAGCATGGCCCTTTTCTGGGTGACGCTGCTGGTTCTTGTCTTCTGCTACACCTCCATTGCCCGCCACATCTACCAGTCATACCACCGTGTGCGCCGTGACAGCAGCAACATCTGTCGCAAGTCTCACTGTAGCATCTTCAGCATCCTGGTGGTGTTCTTCATCTGCTTTGTGCCATACCATGTCTGCCGTGTGCTGTACACTCTCATGCCAGAGTCAGACTTCAGCCAGACCAGTCGCTACCTGCTGTTCCAGCTGAAGGAGGGGACGGTCTTCCTGTCAGCACTCAACGTCTGCCTCGACCCCATCATCTACTTCCTGATGTGCGGAACCTTCAGAGAGTCACTGCTGAGGAAACTGTCCAGAAAAAGGAGGATTAGAAGAATCAAGACCACCGCTGTGACTCTCAGCAAAACTTAGGAGGAGATGAGAGCGCACTGCATtcatcaaagaaaaaataaactgaccTAATTATGACTTTCATATCTCACATttatgacttagtatctcataattatgagatcaGGTGTTACAGAATATTCAGTGActcatcagattctgtgaccttATTAGGAATTTCAGCTATTTTGCCCTTgcaaacagatttattttacttaatttgCTGCTTTATTTATTACACACATGTTGATAGGTGTGTTTGTTCAAAATTTAATGTTGACCAGATGAGGTGTACAAAGTTTCTGCCATTACatcaacatttttgtatttaatatCTGAATGTCTATGGTCACAATTTACACCTACttgtcaaaataacaaaataatacgGCATATTTTACTCATAATTAcgagaaaaatattaaattatgaCTTATGTGATTAAGAGTTATAATCACAAATAAGGCCTCCATATTTTTCTTTAGTGAATGCGATGCTCTtccacagaggagaggaggtcaATCTTATTCACAGTTGATTCTGCAGCATCGTGTGTGAAGGTCAGGATGTGTTTAGTTTAGAGATAAATGTCTTAAGTGCTTTTGACAATTCTTTCGTTATTTTTGTGTCATGATGTGATATTTTCTAGactgaaataaatgtatatgtTTGTACAGTAGTAAATAAAGAGTAAATGTTACAGTAGCATTCacatagtttcagttttatgttatattgttGAAGAACCAACGgacaggaaagaaaggaaaaaggaaatgaaaggaaaataatttttaCCCACACAATTAAATAGAAAGTGGCCTAATCTGGCCACACTGAAGCTCTTTAAAACATGACTCCAGTGAagtttaattcagtttattataaaatacagtaatccTTTCTCAGTGTGGACACCCAGAAAAGAAATATTGCTCTATAATCTCTCCAGTCTTCAGTCTCTCC
This is a stretch of genomic DNA from Thunnus albacares chromosome 6, fThuAlb1.1, whole genome shotgun sequence. It encodes these proteins:
- the LOC122984727 gene encoding P2Y purinoceptor 14-like, giving the protein MSAAGMDHLNSTHRLTNQSDFSSLFTKQILPSLYFVICIVGVSLNGVAAWIFFRVPSDSGLVVYLKNMVVADLLMLFSFPFKVAAQLGLGGWHLQVIICRYTAVLFFSSMYVGIVFMGLISLERYVKVVRHTSSSSCSCMSRLGGVSLLHLLQNACFAQGLALLTWSLFLLCFLPNAVLTSRPANEENWRHCKQLKTPLGLQWHRGSIIFSMALFWVTLLVLVFCYTSIARHIYQSYHRVRRDSSNICRKSHCSIFSILVVFFICFVPYHVCRVLYTLMPESDFSQTSRYLLFQLKEGTVFLSALNVCLDPIIYFLMCGTFRESLLRKLSRKRRIRRIKTTAVTLSKT